The Xenorhabdus doucetiae genome has a window encoding:
- the kdsA gene encoding 3-deoxy-8-phosphooctulonate synthase: MQQKVVNIGDIKVANDLPFVLFGGMNVLESRDLAMRICEHYVTVTQKLGIPYVFKASFDKANRSSIHSYRGPGLEEGMKIFQELKQTFGVKIITDVHEPAQAQPVADVVDVIQLPAFLARQTDLVEAMAKTGAVINIKKPQFVSPGQMGNIVEKFKEGGNDQIILCDRGSNFGYDNLVVDMLGFGVMKQATQGAPVIFDVTHSLQCRDPFGAASGGRRAQVAELARAGMAVGIAGLFLEAHPDPENARCDGPSALPLAKLEPFLMQMKAIDDVVKSLSELDTSK, from the coding sequence ATGCAACAGAAAGTGGTTAATATTGGTGACATCAAGGTCGCAAATGATCTGCCTTTTGTCCTGTTTGGCGGGATGAATGTCCTTGAGTCACGGGATTTGGCCATGCGTATTTGTGAACACTATGTAACCGTCACGCAAAAACTGGGCATTCCTTATGTTTTTAAGGCGTCTTTTGATAAGGCTAACCGTTCTTCTATTCACTCCTACCGCGGGCCGGGCTTGGAAGAGGGAATGAAAATCTTTCAGGAGCTAAAACAGACTTTTGGCGTCAAAATCATCACGGACGTGCATGAACCTGCGCAAGCCCAGCCGGTTGCCGATGTGGTGGATGTTATCCAGCTTCCCGCTTTTCTTGCCCGTCAGACTGATTTGGTTGAAGCGATGGCAAAAACCGGCGCAGTCATCAACATCAAAAAACCGCAGTTCGTCAGCCCGGGGCAGATGGGGAATATCGTTGAAAAATTTAAAGAAGGCGGCAACGATCAGATAATACTGTGTGACCGTGGCAGTAACTTTGGTTACGACAATCTGGTTGTCGATATGCTGGGCTTTGGTGTCATGAAGCAGGCGACTCAGGGTGCACCGGTGATTTTCGACGTGACGCACTCATTGCAGTGCCGTGATCCCTTTGGTGCCGCTTCGGGTGGCCGTCGCGCGCAAGTGGCAGAGCTGGCTCGTGCGGGTATGGCGGTAGGCATTGCAGGGTTATTCCTTGAAGCACATCCTGATCCGGAAAATGCACGATGTGATGGCCCGTCAGCACTGCCACTGGCAAAACTGGAACCATTCCTGATGCAGATGAAAGCCATTGATGATGTAGTAAAAAGTTTGTCGGAGCTGGATACCAGCAAATAA
- the dauA gene encoding C4-dicarboxylic acid transporter DauA, giving the protein MNTRKIKGIRPFSAFIDACWKETYSFQRFIKDMIAGITVGIIAIPLAMALAIGSGVAPQYGLYTAAIAGIVIALTGGSRYSVSGPTAAFVVILYPVSQQFGLSGLLIATLMSGIILLVMGLARFGRLIEYIPLSVTLGFTSGIAITIATMQVQNFFGLKLEHVPENYINKVIALSQAFPSLQVSDTLIGLTTLLILIFWPKLGLKLPGHLPALIAGTGVMGIMHLLGHDVATIGSSFSYTLEDGTQGQGIPPILPQFILPWDLPDSHSLDISWNTVSALLPAAFSMAMLGAIESLLCAVILDGMTGKKHHSNSELMGQGIGNIIAPFFGGITATAAIARSAANVRAGATSPIAAVVHSLLVLLTLLVLAPLLSYLPLAAMSAILLIVAWNMSEAHKVVDLIRRAPKDDIIVMLLCLSLTVLFDMVVAITIGIVLASLLFMRKIANMTRISTSPATNHDTGLLVVRINGPLFFAAAERIFAELKEQGSDYHTIIMQWDAVPVLDAGGLHAFQRFVREMGKEKHIAVCDISFQPLKTLARAKVEPIKGQLSFYATLPKALQEIDPPKL; this is encoded by the coding sequence ATGAATACACGTAAAATTAAGGGGATACGTCCATTTAGCGCGTTTATCGACGCGTGTTGGAAAGAAACTTACTCTTTCCAGCGTTTTATCAAAGACATGATTGCCGGGATCACGGTGGGGATCATTGCTATCCCACTGGCGATGGCGTTGGCAATCGGCAGTGGTGTTGCACCACAATATGGCCTGTATACTGCGGCCATTGCAGGGATTGTTATCGCCCTTACCGGCGGATCTCGCTATAGTGTTTCCGGGCCAACGGCGGCTTTTGTGGTGATACTCTATCCGGTTTCACAGCAATTTGGCCTGAGTGGTTTACTGATTGCCACACTGATGTCAGGCATTATTTTGCTCGTGATGGGATTGGCGCGATTTGGCCGTCTTATTGAGTACATTCCGTTGTCTGTCACGCTTGGCTTTACTTCCGGTATTGCAATAACTATCGCGACCATGCAGGTGCAAAATTTCTTCGGCCTGAAACTGGAACATGTGCCGGAAAATTATATTAATAAGGTGATTGCCCTCTCCCAAGCGTTTCCTTCATTACAAGTCAGCGATACCCTTATCGGTTTAACCACCCTGCTGATATTGATTTTCTGGCCCAAATTAGGGTTAAAGTTACCGGGTCACTTACCGGCTTTGATAGCAGGTACGGGTGTCATGGGCATCATGCATTTGCTGGGTCATGATGTGGCAACGATTGGCTCATCATTCAGCTATACGCTGGAAGACGGTACACAAGGTCAGGGTATTCCTCCCATCCTGCCCCAATTCATTCTGCCGTGGGATTTGCCCGATAGCCATTCCCTCGATATTAGCTGGAATACTGTATCTGCATTACTGCCCGCCGCGTTTTCGATGGCCATGTTGGGGGCGATTGAATCCCTGCTGTGCGCCGTGATCCTGGATGGCATGACCGGAAAAAAACATCATTCCAACAGTGAATTGATGGGTCAGGGAATCGGTAATATTATTGCTCCCTTCTTTGGTGGGATCACTGCAACGGCGGCGATTGCCCGTTCAGCCGCGAATGTGCGGGCGGGGGCAACTTCACCGATTGCCGCGGTCGTCCACTCGCTGCTGGTACTGCTGACGCTGCTGGTTCTTGCTCCCCTGCTGTCTTATTTGCCGCTTGCCGCGATGTCCGCCATTTTGCTGATCGTGGCATGGAATATGAGCGAAGCCCATAAGGTTGTGGATCTCATCCGTCGTGCCCCCAAAGACGATATCATCGTCATGTTACTGTGCCTGTCATTGACGGTTCTGTTTGATATGGTGGTGGCCATTACGATTGGTATTGTGTTGGCTTCACTGCTGTTTATGCGCAAAATTGCCAATATGACCCGTATCAGTACTTCTCCGGCGACAAATCATGATACAGGTCTGCTGGTTGTGCGCATTAATGGGCCTCTGTTTTTCGCTGCCGCAGAGCGTATTTTTGCGGAACTGAAAGAACAAGGAAGCGATTATCACACCATCATTATGCAGTGGGATGCGGTTCCCGTTCTGGATGCCGGTGGGTTACATGCCTTTCAAAGGTTTGTGCGGGAGATGGGAAAAGAGAAACATATCGCCGTGTGCGATATCTCCTTTCAGCCGTTGAAAACGCTGGCACGCGCCAAAGTCGAGCCGATTAAGGGGCAATTGAGTTTTTACGCCACTTTACCCAAGGCGCTGCAAGAAATAGATCCGCCTAAGTTGTAG
- a CDS encoding phosphatase PAP2/dual specificity phosphatase family protein gives MKYPVQLPSESRQRLWLTASVWLLFLAPFFFMTYGQINQFTAQRNDVEVVVFSWEQKLPFWPWTIIPYWSIDLFYGISLFICTTRREQWIHGWRLVTASLIACTGFLLFPLEFSFSRPTTDGIFGWLFTQLERFDLPYNQAPSLHIILLWLLWLRYATHLQGYWRGWLHVWSALIALSVLTTWQHHFIDMITGFAVGVIISYLLPISHHWQWQPSQDRYARKLFGYYAMGSFLFTLMAYELGGVFWMLLWPAISLLMIALGYAGLGSTVFQKQPDGRMSLSARWLLAPYQLGAWLAYLWFRRQISPYDQITESIILGYLPRQSDIASLNTTSVFDLTAEWPRKPDKYEKRYICQPQIDLLPLTPEELQSAVCTLEKLHQKGSVFVHCTLGLSRSAMVVAAWLLKQHPEYNITTVMNILRKARPLVTFRQAHLDALAQWESTYRHR, from the coding sequence ATGAAATACCCAGTGCAACTTCCCTCTGAAAGTCGCCAGCGTTTATGGCTGACAGCCAGTGTATGGCTATTGTTTCTGGCGCCCTTTTTCTTTATGACATACGGGCAGATTAATCAATTCACCGCACAGAGAAACGATGTGGAAGTCGTCGTTTTCAGTTGGGAACAGAAGCTCCCTTTTTGGCCGTGGACCATTATTCCTTACTGGAGCATCGACTTATTTTACGGAATATCATTATTTATCTGTACTACTCGCCGTGAACAATGGATTCATGGCTGGAGATTAGTGACAGCGTCACTGATTGCCTGTACCGGATTTTTGTTATTCCCTTTGGAGTTTTCGTTTTCCCGCCCTACAACGGACGGGATTTTCGGCTGGTTATTCACTCAATTAGAACGGTTTGATTTGCCCTATAATCAGGCACCTTCCTTACATATTATCCTGTTATGGTTGCTCTGGCTGCGTTACGCCACACACCTTCAAGGCTATTGGCGTGGATGGCTGCATGTCTGGTCTGCCCTCATTGCCCTATCCGTTCTCACCACTTGGCAGCACCACTTTATCGATATGATCACCGGCTTTGCTGTCGGTGTCATCATTAGTTATTTGTTACCCATTTCGCATCATTGGCAATGGCAGCCCAGTCAGGATCGTTATGCGCGAAAACTCTTTGGTTATTATGCAATGGGAAGTTTCCTTTTTACGCTGATGGCGTATGAACTAGGAGGCGTTTTCTGGATGCTGCTGTGGCCTGCGATATCATTATTGATGATCGCTCTTGGTTATGCCGGATTGGGCAGTACAGTGTTCCAAAAACAACCCGACGGACGTATGTCACTGTCTGCACGCTGGTTACTGGCGCCGTATCAATTGGGGGCTTGGCTTGCTTATCTTTGGTTCAGGCGCCAAATCTCACCTTATGATCAAATCACAGAAAGCATTATCCTCGGTTACTTGCCCCGTCAATCTGATATTGCGTCACTCAACACAACCAGTGTGTTTGATCTGACCGCGGAGTGGCCCAGAAAACCTGATAAGTACGAAAAACGCTATATTTGCCAGCCTCAAATAGATTTATTGCCGCTCACTCCAGAAGAATTGCAATCCGCTGTTTGTACCTTGGAAAAATTGCACCAAAAAGGCAGCGTATTTGTTCATTGCACCCTTGGATTGTCCCGTAGTGCCATGGTTGTAGCGGCCTGGCTGCTAAAACAACATCCGGAATATAACATCACCACGGTAATGAATATCCTGCGTAAGGCCAGGCCATTAGTGACTTTTAGGCAGGCACATTTGGATGCGCTGGCACAATGGGAAAGCACCTATCGGCACAGGTGA
- a CDS encoding bifunctional alpha/beta hydrolase/class I SAM-dependent methyltransferase — MEPLPVPSRDYFTFDNLLPQEQEKAEKAIIIFHRGHEHSGRLQHIVDELSLPDVPMFAWDARGHGKTAGPRGYSPSMGTSIHDVDEFVRFIASQYHIAMENIVVIGQSVGAVLVSAWVHDYAPKIRAMILAAPAFDIKLYVPFAVQGLRLMQKVRGVFFVNSYVKAKFLTHDEARIASYDNDPLITREIAVNILLELYQTAERVVKDAGAITLPTQLFISGNDYVVNPKPQHQFYQQLNTPMKEKHIMAGFYHDTLGEKNRCLVFDKIRTFIDRIFAVPRYQHDYNNEDIWSRTADEFRALTHPLPRLCPKNLSYKLMRKTMNTRWGKASEGIRIGLETGFDSGSTLDYVYRNQPQGQGIWGRLVDQQYLRGNIGWRGIRQRKINMETLIRQAIHHLHQQNQPVNIVDIAAGHGRYIFDAINDFSKIDAILLRDYSELNVNQGQAYIKERNLTDKIRFVIGDAFNTESIASITPTPTLGIVSGLYELFSDNRLIRNSLRGLADAIAENGYLIYTGQPWHPQLEMIARVLSSHRENQPWIMRRRTQGEMDALVEAAGFEKQEQLTDNWGIFTVSIAKRIRRRE, encoded by the coding sequence CTGGAGCCATTACCTGTTCCCTCTCGTGATTATTTTACTTTTGATAACTTGCTACCCCAGGAGCAGGAGAAAGCAGAAAAAGCCATTATTATTTTTCACCGGGGCCATGAACATTCAGGGCGACTCCAGCATATTGTCGATGAACTCAGTCTTCCTGATGTACCAATGTTTGCATGGGATGCCCGCGGACATGGAAAAACGGCAGGGCCACGTGGTTATAGCCCATCAATGGGGACATCTATTCATGATGTTGATGAATTTGTTCGGTTTATTGCCAGCCAATACCACATTGCGATGGAAAATATCGTGGTCATAGGTCAGAGTGTCGGGGCCGTATTAGTGTCTGCCTGGGTACATGATTATGCGCCAAAAATCCGCGCCATGATACTTGCAGCTCCCGCATTCGATATCAAATTATACGTTCCTTTTGCGGTACAAGGGTTGCGATTGATGCAAAAAGTACGGGGTGTTTTTTTCGTCAATTCCTATGTAAAAGCGAAATTCCTGACTCACGATGAAGCTCGCATCGCCTCTTATGATAATGACCCTCTGATTACCCGTGAAATTGCCGTCAATATTCTGCTGGAGCTTTATCAAACCGCAGAGCGCGTAGTGAAAGATGCCGGCGCCATTACATTACCAACACAACTCTTTATTTCCGGCAATGATTATGTGGTGAACCCTAAACCCCAACACCAATTTTACCAACAGTTAAATACCCCGATGAAAGAGAAACATATTATGGCGGGGTTTTATCATGATACGCTGGGAGAAAAAAACCGCTGTTTGGTCTTCGACAAAATACGCACTTTTATTGACCGTATTTTTGCCGTCCCACGCTACCAACATGATTACAACAATGAAGATATCTGGAGCCGTACAGCCGATGAATTCCGCGCATTAACCCATCCATTACCCCGTTTATGTCCTAAAAACCTCAGCTATAAATTGATGCGTAAGACGATGAATACACGCTGGGGAAAAGCTTCCGAAGGCATTCGTATCGGCCTTGAAACAGGTTTTGATTCCGGTTCCACACTGGATTATGTCTATCGTAATCAACCACAAGGCCAAGGAATTTGGGGACGGTTAGTGGATCAACAGTATCTCAGGGGCAATATTGGCTGGCGCGGCATACGGCAACGCAAAATCAATATGGAAACATTAATCCGTCAAGCTATTCACCATCTGCATCAACAAAATCAACCGGTTAATATTGTCGATATCGCCGCCGGGCATGGACGCTATATTTTTGATGCAATCAATGATTTCAGCAAAATTGACGCCATTTTGTTAAGGGATTACAGCGAACTCAATGTCAATCAAGGCCAAGCTTATATTAAGGAGCGCAATCTTACCGATAAAATCCGTTTTGTAATCGGTGACGCTTTTAATACTGAAAGCATTGCATCCATCACGCCAACACCAACCCTAGGTATAGTTTCCGGTCTTTATGAATTGTTTTCCGACAATAGGTTAATCAGAAACTCCTTGCGCGGCCTTGCCGATGCGATCGCCGAAAATGGCTATCTGATCTATACCGGACAACCGTGGCATCCCCAGCTCGAAATGATTGCCCGTGTTCTTTCCAGTCATCGTGAAAATCAACCGTGGATCATGCGACGACGCACCCAAGGGGAAATGGACGCGTTAGTAGAGGCTGCCGGTTTTGAAAAACAGGAACAATTAACGGATAACTGGGGAATTTTTACTGTATCGATTGCCAAACGCATTCGTCGCCGAGAATGA
- a CDS encoding helix-turn-helix transcriptional regulator, with translation MSRAQRLLTLMEILRSYHFPVQGKVLAQKLNISLRTLYRDIATLQTQGARIEGEAGIGYVLRPGFVLPPLMLTQNEIEALALGASWVARRADPQLKASANSAISKIAAVIPTELRQCLETNSLLIGPAATKIEPSVDIPRIRQAISHRHKITFTYLDLKNNQSARTIWPFALGYFDNISIVIGWCELRKTFRHFRSDRMSHLKIEQQCYPRSRQSLLKEWRETEKIPH, from the coding sequence TTGTCTAGGGCACAGCGTTTATTAACCCTGATGGAAATATTGCGTAGCTATCATTTTCCCGTGCAGGGAAAAGTATTGGCGCAGAAGTTAAATATTAGCTTAAGAACACTTTACCGTGATATTGCAACTTTGCAGACTCAAGGTGCAAGAATCGAAGGGGAAGCGGGGATAGGTTATGTCTTACGACCGGGATTTGTTTTACCCCCATTGATGCTGACACAAAATGAAATAGAAGCCTTGGCGTTAGGGGCGAGTTGGGTCGCCAGACGCGCCGATCCACAGTTAAAGGCATCAGCAAATAGTGCAATCAGTAAAATTGCGGCAGTGATCCCAACAGAACTTAGGCAATGTCTTGAGACAAACTCATTATTAATTGGGCCAGCAGCGACGAAAATTGAACCTTCGGTTGATATCCCGCGCATACGGCAAGCGATCAGTCATCGGCATAAAATCACCTTCACTTATTTAGATCTAAAAAACAATCAATCAGCCAGAACAATATGGCCATTTGCCTTGGGATATTTTGACAATATCAGTATTGTCATTGGCTGGTGTGAATTAAGAAAAACATTTCGCCATTTCAGGTCGGACAGAATGAGCCATTTGAAGATAGAACAACAGTGTTATCCCCGTTCAAGGCAGTCGTTGCTTAAAGAGTGGCGGGAAACGGAAAAAATACCGCATTAG
- a CDS encoding VOC family protein yields the protein MLTLTFSTSINAKPSEIWAHYVDFDLRKKWEIDLESFEFEGEVKTGQYGRMVLRGMPEIRFYLAKIEVNKEFTDQVKLPQMGVLTFCHQILTDESGMANGIQVSVSFAPENNIPYAQAVSFFKQVTQDLVETLSRLKAVVEKTETEQSVSVIKPNLQLIYVSDIECSTAFYATIFNAEPIFSSPRYVAFAAGKEAIFAIWSGGVKPDNAAPRFSEIGIMLPSGEEVDQLFEQWQQNPNIEIKQEPYTDVFGRTFLVKDPDGHMIRVCPLD from the coding sequence ATGTTAACCCTGACTTTTTCTACATCGATCAATGCAAAGCCGTCTGAGATTTGGGCCCACTATGTCGATTTTGATTTGCGGAAAAAATGGGAGATTGATCTTGAGTCTTTTGAATTCGAAGGCGAAGTGAAAACGGGGCAATATGGCAGGATGGTATTAAGGGGGATGCCGGAAATTCGTTTTTATCTTGCAAAGATTGAAGTCAATAAAGAATTTACTGATCAGGTTAAGCTGCCACAGATGGGAGTATTAACTTTTTGTCACCAAATTCTGACCGACGAAAGTGGTATGGCAAATGGTATTCAGGTGAGTGTTTCTTTTGCACCTGAAAACAATATTCCTTATGCTCAGGCTGTCAGTTTCTTTAAGCAAGTGACACAAGATCTGGTTGAAACACTTTCAAGGCTTAAGGCGGTGGTTGAAAAAACTGAGACAGAACAATCCGTTTCTGTGATTAAACCTAATCTTCAACTGATTTATGTCTCTGATATCGAATGTTCTACTGCCTTTTATGCCACTATTTTTAATGCTGAACCGATTTTTTCCAGCCCGCGTTATGTGGCCTTTGCTGCGGGCAAAGAAGCGATTTTTGCGATTTGGAGTGGAGGTGTTAAGCCAGACAACGCCGCGCCACGGTTTTCAGAGATTGGCATTATGTTACCTTCTGGCGAAGAAGTTGATCAGCTTTTTGAGCAATGGCAACAGAATCCAAACATTGAAATTAAGCAGGAACCTTATACTGACGTTTTTGGCCGTACTTTTCTGGTAAAAGATCCTGATGGTCATATGATTCGAGTATGTCCTTTGGATTAA
- a CDS encoding DUF6622 family protein — protein sequence MSILAIIKGTPIWVWILFIFLIQRGIKALYDREMRLDRLFFMPILFFIWAIYSVLNETTFSDSAFLALIAGIIVGGTIGWGLWRNQPRLRKNNENGLIIRSGTPLTLILIVIVFIVKFVLSAMMSIHSELLYSFNFNVIFGFICGLTDGVFWGGTLNLFIPYYRNNKKA from the coding sequence ATGTCAATTTTAGCCATTATTAAAGGTACGCCTATCTGGGTTTGGATTTTATTCATTTTTCTGATTCAACGGGGTATCAAAGCGTTATATGACAGAGAAATGCGTCTTGATCGGCTGTTTTTTATGCCAATATTATTTTTTATATGGGCTATTTACAGTGTATTAAATGAAACGACATTCTCAGATTCAGCATTTTTAGCACTGATTGCAGGGATCATTGTGGGAGGAACTATCGGGTGGGGCTTATGGCGTAACCAACCAAGATTAAGAAAAAATAATGAAAATGGCCTAATCATCCGTTCGGGAACGCCTTTAACTTTGATTCTGATTGTTATCGTTTTTATCGTGAAGTTTGTTCTTTCTGCCATGATGAGTATTCACTCTGAGTTGTTATATTCTTTCAATTTTAATGTGATATTTGGATTTATCTGTGGTTTGACCGATGGTGTGTTTTGGGGCGGGACACTTAATTTATTTATTCCCTATTATAGAAATAACAAAAAAGCCTGA
- a CDS encoding Ig-like domain-containing protein: MTISVKFFQSYDLFQGRPATNIKFLAYDEFIALDKLELIVECSLGSFIINGQESGQKKLSCQTDGTGEASVSIVGPAGAGDGQLTVFLQETGRQIAVQPYHFGTTAHYSLNFNVINDHAVADGVQSNKVKAILTGTGSGINIANRKLDLSVTGSASFEKGSQVQATSVTTDTSGNATFELYDTNKEGETVTLTGFLDANKTVHAIEQIHFQRNLDCENSPSADGKYIRTVFTYSINNQQYLFRQHKSDHLVTVHKFVSGGKIGEQISTGQKWTNFYELIFPFALGEEQYIFGLAKSFINKSQSTPKSYWMIAKIDEKGHKEIVESGYWDSHYDVGFVYVTGSDQFIYLQSKDKDGNGMCPYIIREILPNGEMGEITDKGSWDKFC; this comes from the coding sequence ATGACTATTTCAGTGAAATTTTTTCAATCTTATGATCTCTTTCAAGGAAGGCCAGCTACTAATATTAAGTTTTTAGCTTATGACGAATTTATTGCATTGGATAAGTTAGAGTTAATTGTTGAATGTTCATTAGGTAGCTTTATCATTAATGGTCAGGAGTCAGGCCAAAAAAAACTATCTTGTCAGACAGATGGCACAGGAGAAGCCTCTGTCTCGATCGTAGGTCCGGCTGGTGCTGGTGATGGTCAGTTGACTGTTTTTCTTCAGGAGACTGGTAGACAAATTGCTGTACAACCCTATCATTTCGGGACTACGGCACATTACTCACTTAATTTTAATGTAATTAATGACCATGCAGTGGCGGATGGTGTGCAGAGTAATAAGGTTAAGGCGATCCTTACAGGAACAGGTTCAGGGATAAATATTGCCAATCGTAAGTTAGATCTAAGTGTTACAGGCTCGGCATCTTTTGAGAAAGGGAGTCAAGTTCAAGCGACTTCTGTTACTACTGATACATCAGGAAATGCAACTTTTGAACTTTATGATACTAATAAAGAGGGTGAAACGGTAACGTTAACGGGTTTCCTGGATGCCAACAAAACAGTTCACGCAATCGAACAAATTCATTTTCAGCGTAATCTGGATTGTGAAAATTCTCCTTCTGCCGATGGAAAGTATATTAGAACGGTTTTTACTTATTCCATTAATAATCAACAGTATCTTTTCCGTCAACATAAGAGTGATCATCTGGTAACGGTACATAAATTTGTGTCAGGTGGAAAGATAGGAGAGCAAATATCTACAGGACAAAAATGGACAAATTTCTATGAATTAATATTTCCTTTTGCTCTTGGGGAAGAGCAGTATATTTTCGGATTAGCCAAGAGTTTTATTAATAAATCACAAAGTACGCCTAAATCTTATTGGATGATTGCGAAAATCGATGAAAAAGGACATAAAGAGATTGTAGAAAGTGGTTATTGGGATAGTCATTACGATGTAGGATTTGTATATGTTACTGGTAGTGATCAATTTATTTATCTCCAGAGTAAAGACAAAGATGGTAATGGGATGTGTCCTTATATTATACGAGAAATTTTACCAAATGGAGAAATGGGGGAAATAACAGATAAAGGTAGTTGGGATAAGTTCTGCTAA